One bacterium genomic window, GATTCTCGTCACGATCGCCGGCAGCGAGGCGCCGTCCAACGCCGCGCTCTCGGCGAGCTCCCGCGGCACGTCCGCGAGGAACGTATGCAGCACCCACATCGCCAACGGGATCTCGAACCCGATGAACAGGATGACGAGGGCCGTCTTGGTGTCGATGAGTCCGAGGTGCTTCAGGGCCAGCTGAATCGGGATCAGTGTCGTCACCGGCGGGAACATCCGGGGCAGCAAGATGAGCAGAAACAGCACCGTCTTCGCCTTGAAGTCGAGGAAGCGAAACGTCATCGCCGCGAGGCCGGCCAGCACGACGGTGCCGGCCGCCCCGAGCGTGGACGTCAGCAGGCTCGTCCAGATCGGCGCCGCCAGGCCGCTGGCGACGAAGTCGTGGTACCGCTCGAGCGTCGGGACGAAGAACACCGCGGAGCGGTCGATCAGAAGGCGCTCGGGCTTGAGCGACAGGGCGATGAGGTACAGGAACGGCGGCAGCGTCCAAGCCAACACCGCCGCGATGCCGGCGATCTGCCAGCGGCCGCGACGGACGGCCGCCGCCGACCGGTGGCGGACGTGCGTACGCGCCGCCCGCCGGTGGACGGCCTCGGCGTCGCCTTCGCGCGGAGCCAGGTCGCGGGCGTCCATCACAAATTCGCGGACCCCAGGGCCCGGTAGTAGCTGCGCAGGTACAGCCAGTAGGCGGCGGCGAGGACGGCCAGCAGCACCGTGATCACCGCCGACGCGTAGCCCAGCTCGTAGAACTGGAACGCCTGCTTGTAGACGAACATGCTTACGAACTGGGTCGACGAGCCCGGGCCGCCGCCGGTCATCACGAACACCTTGTCCAGCTCGAGGAAGGCGTCCATGAGGCGGAGGCCGGCGGCGACGAGGACCATCCCGGTAATCTGCGGCAGGATGATCCGGCGGAACAGCTGCCATCCTGAGGCGCCGTCCACGCGGGCGGCCTCGAAGTGTTCCCGCGGGATGGTCTGCAGGGAGGCAAACAGCAGCAGCGTCACGAGCGGCGCCCACTCCCACGTGTCGGCGACGATGAGCGCGAACATCGCGCCGCCGGGGGTCGCCAGCCAGTCGGGCTGCGGCACGTTCAACTGCTGCAGGATGTACGGGATGTAGCCGACGGTCCGGTCGAAGAGCGTCCCCCACGCCGTCCCGACCACGACGGGGGCCATGATCATCGGCAGCAGGAAGACGCCGAGCAGCAGGTTCCGCCCCGGCGGGTCGCTGTCGAAGAAGAGCGCCGCGGCGAGCCCGATCATGACCTCGGCGGCGGTGGCGATGAGGCCGAACTTCGCGGACAGGCCCAGCGACTGGCGGAGCGAGCCGTCGCGCGCGATCTGGACGAAGTTCGCCAGATGGTTCCAGCGCGGCGCGTTATCGTACACGATGTTGTACGTGTGCCCGCCGAGCCACAGCGTGTAGAGCGCGGGGGCGAGGCGCCACGCGACCACGTACAGCACCGCGGGCAGCGTCATGATCCAGAAGTAGAATCGCCCGCTGCCGAGGACCGCCCACTTCATGCCCATGGCGCGCTCCGGAGGACGCCTTCGGACGGGAGGCCGCCGCCCGCCTCACGGCGGGCGGCGGCCCTCCCGCGCCGCCTTAGGCGGTTACTTGATGTAGCCCTGCCGCTTGAAGAAGTCCAACGTCTTGGCCTGGGCACCGTTGAGCGCGTCTTCCACCGACGATTGGCCCGACATCGCGGCGGACAGCGCCTGTTCGTAAATGTCCTGAGCCTGGACCCATTCCTTGAGCGGCGGGATGAAGGTCGTGTACGGCTTCCCGTTGATGAAGGTGGTCATCGCGTTGAACACGTTCGGATAGTTCGTCCGCACTTCCGGGTCCTTGATCACAGAGGACCGCATGGGAATGAGCGCGGGGTACTCCTTCATCACCTGCTTCGTCCCCCGGGCGTTCAGCACGGCCGTGGCCAGCTTGAA contains:
- a CDS encoding carbohydrate ABC transporter permease codes for the protein MDARDLAPREGDAEAVHRRAARTHVRHRSAAAVRRGRWQIAGIAAVLAWTLPPFLYLIALSLKPERLLIDRSAVFFVPTLERYHDFVASGLAAPIWTSLLTSTLGAAGTVVLAGLAAMTFRFLDFKAKTVLFLLILLPRMFPPVTTLIPIQLALKHLGLIDTKTALVILFIGFEIPLAMWVLHTFLADVPRELAESAALDGASLPAIVTRILLPLAGPGLLAAFILSFIFNWNEFLFPLIVTSFNARTGSVAIMSFTAGYKKLQWGALATLGVIMTIPVVLFVLAFRQSLVRGFTAGALKG
- a CDS encoding sugar ABC transporter permease, translating into MGMKWAVLGSGRFYFWIMTLPAVLYVVAWRLAPALYTLWLGGHTYNIVYDNAPRWNHLANFVQIARDGSLRQSLGLSAKFGLIATAAEVMIGLAAALFFDSDPPGRNLLLGVFLLPMIMAPVVVGTAWGTLFDRTVGYIPYILQQLNVPQPDWLATPGGAMFALIVADTWEWAPLVTLLLFASLQTIPREHFEAARVDGASGWQLFRRIILPQITGMVLVAAGLRLMDAFLELDKVFVMTGGGPGSSTQFVSMFVYKQAFQFYELGYASAVITVLLAVLAAAYWLYLRSYYRALGSANL